In Helicobacter mastomyrinus, a single genomic region encodes these proteins:
- a CDS encoding prepilin peptidase: MIEAIPIFIALSLCYGFVGVVLMALYIDYQAQYRTLLSFVFSSWYYRICFFVLCVCSFFVLVWQDIGASYVILMFLLLLGLIDIKCLALPDMLNFSLLLVCVVYAFLESSIVYESFMQRVLLGFGVGGVFFTLKILYQSFMHKDIIGEADIVVLSALGIAFGALSAFVSVFLGSIVALVYALFLAIWYKRNLIHLKLPFCFFIFVGTIMQMLWLSYGDLLYA, encoded by the coding sequence ATGATAGAGGCAATACCCATATTTATAGCTCTTTCTTTATGCTATGGATTTGTTGGGGTAGTGCTAATGGCTCTTTATATCGACTATCAGGCACAATATCGGACTCTTTTGTCATTTGTCTTTTCATCGTGGTATTATAGAATCTGCTTTTTTGTGCTGTGTGTGTGTTCTTTTTTTGTTCTTGTGTGGCAGGATATAGGTGCTTCGTATGTGATATTGATGTTTTTGTTGCTATTAGGATTGATTGATATTAAATGCCTTGCATTGCCTGATATGTTGAATTTTTCGCTATTGCTTGTATGTGTTGTGTATGCATTTTTAGAAAGCAGTATTGTGTATGAAAGCTTTATGCAAAGGGTGCTACTAGGCTTTGGTGTGGGGGGTGTGTTTTTTACCCTTAAGATTCTTTATCAATCTTTTATGCATAAGGATATTATTGGGGAGGCTGATATTGTTGTGCTAAGTGCTTTGGGTATTGCTTTTGGTGCATTAAGTGCTTTTGTGAGCGTATTCTTAGGAAGTATAGTTGCTCTAGTGTATGCACTATTTTTGGCGATATGGTATAAAAGGAATCTTATTCATCTTAAGCTTCCTTTTTGCTTTTTTATCTTTGTAGGCACGATAATGCAAATGCTGTGGCTCTCTTATGGGGATTTACTCTATGCTTAA
- the truA gene encoding tRNA pseudouridine(38-40) synthase TruA has protein sequence MHTYKAVIAYDGSAFSGFALQKHKKSVLGALQEGLGRVGISGEILGASRTDKGVHSTGQVISFKSSHLHRYESAFLLSLLNAKLYPHIMIRSLKRVPHHFHPRFDAKWRAYRFLLSPTFPPPFASSYVTHQKIGDMARFIAALHCFKGEHNFLYFKKNGSFTQSNVRTIFDIKYYRYKSIDVVYVRGNGFLRSQVRLMVGAALSVSRGEMSMQHLQEQLLAQKQHYAYPISPQGLYLCGVGYDELCSHSLGL, from the coding sequence ATGCACACTTATAAAGCCGTGATAGCTTATGATGGGAGCGCATTTAGCGGATTTGCCTTGCAAAAGCATAAAAAAAGTGTGTTGGGTGCATTGCAAGAGGGTTTAGGACGTGTAGGGATTAGCGGGGAGATTCTAGGGGCTTCACGCACAGATAAGGGTGTGCATTCCACAGGGCAGGTGATTAGCTTCAAAAGCTCACATTTGCATCGATATGAATCTGCCTTCTTGCTCTCACTTTTAAATGCAAAGCTTTATCCGCATATTATGATACGCTCACTTAAAAGAGTGCCTCATCATTTCCACCCTCGCTTTGATGCCAAATGGAGGGCATATCGTTTTTTACTCTCTCCCACTTTTCCTCCTCCTTTTGCCTCATCTTATGTGACACATCAAAAAATAGGCGATATGGCACGTTTTATCGCTGCTTTGCATTGTTTTAAAGGGGAGCACAACTTTTTGTATTTTAAAAAAAATGGCTCTTTTACACAAAGTAATGTGCGGACTATCTTTGATATAAAATATTATCGCTATAAGAGTATAGATGTCGTGTATGTGCGGGGGAATGGATTTTTGCGTTCACAAGTGCGGCTTATGGTAGGCGCGGCTTTAAGCGTGAGTAGAGGAGAGATGAGTATGCAACACTTGCAAGAGCAGCTTTTAGCACAAAAGCAGCATTATGCTTACCCCATCTCACCACAAGGCTTATATCTTTGCGGTGTGGGGTATGATGAACTTTGCTCACACTCTTTAGGTTTGTGA
- the murJ gene encoding murein biosynthesis integral membrane protein MurJ — MIKKAFLTNSSGILLSRIAGLVRDLCTAKILGAGVYSDIFFAAFKLPNLFRRVFGEGAFTQSFLPNFIHSRRKGMFALITFLIFAFFILILSMFVMCFSGFFTKLLAYGFDEATINLAKPIVAINFWYLELVFIVTFLSSLLQYKNCFWVNAYNTALLNLSMIAALFLAHDKDSMQVVYLLSYGVICGGIAQILLHFYPLYRLRFFKLLWVGVIEFWQWFSAKETDSKIKVRIAQAKQDLKSFFKQFFPAMLGSSTAQLASFTDTLLASFLAAGSISSLYYANRIFQFPLAIFAIAISTALFPLIAKAIKNQQNAQALKALKKSFWFLFIVLCMCVVGGIWLSPEIISLLYQWGQFSAENTLIVSQVFSAYMIGLVPFGLSRIFSLWLYSYQMQGKAAKISAISLLCGVGFSLILMHPFGAMGLALSGSLSGFVLFILTIRIFGFKRFLDIINHKKAWLLLIGIISIESLLLYWLKPYVNDFVQTFHIFVRNLV, encoded by the coding sequence GTGATTAAAAAGGCATTTTTAACAAATAGCAGCGGGATTTTACTCTCTCGAATTGCCGGATTAGTGCGGGATTTATGCACAGCGAAAATACTGGGGGCAGGTGTATATAGTGATATTTTCTTTGCTGCTTTTAAGCTTCCTAATCTCTTTAGACGAGTTTTTGGTGAGGGGGCTTTCACACAGAGTTTTTTGCCTAATTTTATCCATAGTCGCAGGAAAGGAATGTTTGCCCTCATTACATTTCTTATTTTTGCATTCTTTATACTTATTCTTTCTATGTTTGTGATGTGCTTTAGTGGATTTTTTACCAAACTCCTCGCCTATGGCTTTGATGAGGCGACTATAAACCTCGCTAAACCCATCGTAGCCATTAATTTTTGGTATTTAGAGCTTGTTTTTATCGTTACTTTCCTCTCCTCACTTTTGCAATACAAAAATTGCTTTTGGGTCAATGCCTATAACACCGCACTTTTAAATCTCTCAATGATAGCCGCCCTATTTTTAGCCCACGATAAAGATTCTATGCAGGTGGTGTATCTACTAAGCTATGGCGTGATATGTGGCGGGATAGCGCAGATTCTTTTACATTTTTATCCGCTTTATCGCTTAAGATTTTTTAAGCTCTTATGGGTAGGCGTGATTGAATTCTGGCAATGGTTTAGCGCCAAAGAGACAGATTCTAAGATAAAAGTGCGGATTGCTCAAGCAAAGCAAGATTTAAAAAGTTTTTTTAAACAATTTTTTCCTGCTATGCTAGGTAGCTCCACTGCACAACTTGCCTCTTTTACAGACACACTGCTTGCCTCATTTCTTGCTGCGGGGAGCATTAGCTCACTTTATTATGCAAACAGAATCTTCCAATTCCCCCTAGCCATCTTTGCCATAGCCATATCCACCGCACTTTTCCCCCTCATCGCAAAAGCGATTAAAAATCAGCAAAACGCACAAGCCCTTAAAGCACTAAAAAAATCATTTTGGTTTTTGTTTATTGTGCTTTGTATGTGCGTGGTTGGGGGCATTTGGCTAAGTCCTGAAATCATTAGCCTCTTATACCAATGGGGGCAGTTTAGCGCGGAAAACACGCTCATTGTATCGCAAGTTTTTAGCGCATATATGATTGGCTTAGTGCCTTTTGGTTTGAGCAGAATCTTCTCTCTGTGGCTTTATTCCTATCAAATGCAAGGCAAAGCTGCAAAAATTTCAGCCATATCTTTGCTGTGTGGCGTTGGATTTTCACTTATCCTTATGCACCCCTTTGGTGCGATGGGCTTGGCATTAAGCGGGAGTTTGAGCGGCTTTGTGCTTTTTATTCTTACCATTAGAATCTTTGGCTTCAAGCGATTCTTGGATATAATAAACCACAAAAAAGCGTGGCTACTCCTTATTGGCATTATCAGTATAGAATCTTTACTTTTATATTGGCTCAAGCCCTATGTGAATGATTTTGTGCAGACATTTCATATTTTTGTGAGGAATTTAGTATGA
- a CDS encoding LptF/LptG family permease — translation MGIYSMLKRYLFTSFAQIFFPFFFVLLFIASVVLLIDIAGRTYVVKMSFLDLGTLFLYLIPSSLFFIIPITFFASVVLGISRLAYEYELMVCFSLGSKPLDIVRFFLPITLLATMILLIFSLVMLPLANSASKNFVAKKRADIDVNIKPGEFGQKLGNWLVYVDSVQNRMYKNLILFSENGFEGDTFIIAQSGKTSNNQGLFELHLTQGSAYFAAPEEIKRVDYEEMSVRQNVGEPQLRGYDLFEYWHDAFYSNTTQKSRKLTQAITVSFFPLVSLFFVPLFGIANPRFSSNKSYFYVIASVAIYFIAVYIASEHFPLTGMVLIPLVWFALGFFLYKKFIAKFY, via the coding sequence ATGGGGATTTACTCTATGCTTAAACGTTACCTATTCACATCTTTTGCACAGATTTTTTTTCCATTTTTCTTTGTGCTGCTTTTTATTGCTTCTGTGGTGCTTTTGATTGATATCGCAGGACGCACCTATGTGGTGAAAATGAGCTTTTTGGATTTGGGCACATTATTTTTATATCTCATACCTAGCAGTTTATTTTTTATTATCCCTATTACTTTCTTTGCTTCTGTGGTGCTTGGCATATCGCGTTTAGCATATGAATATGAGCTGATGGTGTGTTTTTCGCTTGGGAGCAAACCTTTAGATATAGTGAGATTTTTTTTGCCCATTACGCTCCTTGCTACTATGATTCTACTTATATTCTCTTTAGTTATGTTGCCCCTTGCCAATAGCGCTTCTAAAAACTTTGTGGCAAAAAAAAGAGCAGATATTGATGTAAATATCAAGCCCGGTGAATTTGGGCAAAAGCTAGGAAATTGGCTTGTGTATGTCGATAGCGTGCAAAATCGTATGTATAAGAATCTTATTTTATTTTCTGAAAATGGTTTTGAGGGTGATACTTTTATTATCGCGCAATCGGGTAAGACAAGTAATAATCAAGGGCTTTTTGAACTTCATTTAACGCAAGGCAGCGCATATTTTGCCGCTCCTGAAGAGATTAAAAGAGTCGATTATGAGGAGATGAGTGTGCGGCAAAATGTGGGAGAACCACAACTTAGGGGCTATGATTTATTTGAGTATTGGCACGATGCGTTTTATTCTAACACTACTCAAAAATCGCGTAAGCTTACTCAAGCTATTACTGTATCATTTTTTCCTTTGGTTTCACTTTTTTTTGTTCCACTCTTTGGTATTGCTAATCCTCGCTTTAGCTCTAATAAATCATATTTTTATGTTATTGCTTCAGTAGCAATTTATTTTATTGCTGTATATATTGCCTCAGAGCATTTTCCACTTACAGGTATGGTATTGATACCACTTGTGTGGTTCGCTTTGGGCTTTTTTTTGTATAAAAAGTTTATTGCTAAGTTTTATTAA
- the cysS gene encoding cysteine--tRNA ligase, with protein MTLFDSAKKQKVSFEPICENQVRLYVCGPTVYDDAHLGHARSSIAFDLWRRLFIFLGFEVIFVKNFTDIDDKIIKKSLQSGMSVNELSQKYIHSYLKDMEALGVLRADIEPKATENLPQICEMIESLLAKGYAYTGEHNDVYLSIHKDSLYGSLSHRSEDSHNQSRIQNAQDKLEINDFALWKGYKGEDDIAYESTLGNGRPGWHIECSAMVERYLAYKDKPYAIDIHAGGADLLFPHHENEASQTRCATGREIAKYWLHNGFVNINGEKMSKSLGNSFFIKDALKTYDGEILRNYLLGVHYRLALNFNEEDLLQSKKRLDKIYRLKKRIESAHPNTEGNHTEDLSHLSRLKTITKDADKAFLHSLIGALSDDYNISKALSIIEDMLSHSNDMLDKNPKDKAQKQIIRANLACVEFLLGLGGKVAQSYFQLGLDEATKAHIESQIAKRLEAKKAKDYALADTIRDELKNQGIEIMDTPSGCIWEKV; from the coding sequence ATTACCCTTTTTGATAGCGCGAAAAAGCAAAAAGTCTCTTTTGAGCCTATATGTGAAAATCAAGTGCGACTTTATGTATGCGGTCCCACGGTTTATGATGATGCACATTTAGGGCACGCGCGAAGCTCCATAGCCTTTGATTTGTGGCGGAGGTTGTTTATCTTTCTAGGCTTTGAAGTGATTTTTGTTAAAAACTTTACTGATATCGATGACAAAATCATTAAAAAATCCCTCCAAAGCGGTATGAGTGTAAATGAACTCAGTCAAAAATATATCCATTCATATCTTAAAGATATGGAGGCACTGGGCGTTTTACGTGCGGATATAGAGCCAAAAGCCACGGAAAATCTCCCTCAAATATGTGAAATGATAGAATCCTTACTTGCTAAAGGCTATGCATACACAGGAGAACATAATGATGTATATCTAAGCATTCATAAAGATTCGCTTTATGGCTCACTCTCCCACCGCAGCGAAGATTCACACAATCAAAGTCGTATCCAAAACGCACAAGATAAGCTAGAGATTAATGACTTTGCATTATGGAAAGGCTACAAGGGCGAAGATGATATTGCCTATGAAAGCACTCTAGGCAATGGGCGTCCAGGGTGGCATATAGAATGCTCGGCGATGGTTGAAAGATATCTTGCCTATAAAGACAAGCCCTATGCGATTGATATTCACGCCGGTGGAGCGGACTTGCTTTTTCCACATCACGAGAATGAAGCCTCGCAAACACGCTGCGCCACAGGGCGAGAGATTGCTAAATATTGGCTGCACAATGGCTTTGTCAATATCAATGGCGAGAAAATGAGCAAATCACTTGGCAATAGCTTTTTTATCAAAGACGCGCTCAAAACCTATGATGGCGAGATTCTGCGCAATTATCTTTTAGGGGTGCATTATCGCTTGGCACTCAATTTTAACGAAGAGGATTTATTGCAAAGCAAAAAGCGATTAGACAAGATCTATCGCTTAAAAAAACGTATAGAATCTGCTCATCCAAACACAGAGGGTAATCACACAGAGGATTTAAGCCATCTCTCTAGGCTTAAAACCATCACAAAAGATGCCGATAAAGCCTTTTTACACTCACTCATTGGGGCATTAAGCGATGATTATAATATTTCAAAGGCACTTAGCATTATTGAAGATATGCTCTCTCATAGCAATGATATGCTTGATAAGAATCCAAAGGACAAAGCCCAAAAGCAAATCATTAGGGCAAATCTTGCGTGCGTGGAGTTTTTACTAGGATTAGGTGGCAAGGTGGCACAAAGCTACTTCCAACTTGGGCTTGATGAAGCGACAAAAGCACATATAGAATCACAAATCGCCAAGCGTCTTGAAGCCAAAAAGGCAAAAGACTATGCCTTAGCTGATACAATCCGCGATGAGCTAAAGAATCAAGGTATTGAGATTATGGATACCCCCTCTGGCTGTATATGGGAGAAGGTGTAG
- a CDS encoding protein-L-isoaspartate(D-aspartate) O-methyltransferase: MYKFAARAMCNEIQKIFPLSPKVATAICAVDRERFIPTGFAQHLAYDIKPLPMAESQYISSPLTVAQMTEYLAPNGGDSVLEIGCGSGYQAMVLSYLFRRVFSIERIDKLLSQARQRFQALQVHNIFIKLDDGQRGWAEYAPFDAILFSACASAIPQMIIDQLEDGGVLVAPVLEGGKQIVKRFRKHNGVLGSAECLGECLFVDVKDGVVR; encoded by the coding sequence ATGTATAAATTTGCTGCTCGAGCAATGTGCAATGAGATTCAAAAGATTTTCCCTCTCTCGCCAAAAGTCGCTACAGCAATTTGTGCTGTTGATAGGGAAAGGTTTATTCCCACAGGATTTGCACAGCATCTAGCTTATGACATTAAGCCTCTTCCTATGGCAGAATCTCAATATATCAGTTCTCCGCTCACAGTAGCGCAAATGACAGAGTATCTTGCTCCTAATGGTGGAGATTCTGTATTAGAAATTGGCTGTGGAAGCGGTTATCAGGCGATGGTGCTTTCTTATTTGTTTCGCCGTGTATTTAGTATCGAACGTATTGATAAGCTACTTTCACAAGCTAGACAGAGATTTCAGGCATTGCAAGTGCATAATATTTTCATCAAACTTGATGATGGACAGAGGGGTTGGGCAGAATATGCGCCTTTTGATGCGATTTTATTTTCAGCTTGTGCTAGTGCCATTCCACAGATGATAATCGACCAGCTTGAAGATGGTGGAGTGCTAGTTGCTCCTGTTTTGGAGGGTGGCAAACAGATAGTTAAACGTTTTAGAAAACATAATGGTGTTTTGGGCAGTGCTGAATGTTTGGGAGAATGTCTTTTCGTTGATGTAAAAGATGGTGTTGTGAGGTAG
- a CDS encoding ribonucleotide-diphosphate reductase subunit beta: MNKAQALQPIARKLIYNPESTESVNERRIFGGNPTSMFELNKIKYQWAYNLWKVMLANTWFPEEVNMNPDKRDYNGGLTAQEKLGYDRALAQLIFMDSLQTNNLIDNVNPYITSPEINLILVRQAYEEALHSQSYAVMVESISANTEEIYDMWRVDMQLRSKNDNIANVYIELAKNPNELNLLKAMFANQILEGIYFYSGFSYFYTLARSGKMLGSAQMIRFIQRDEVTHLLLFQNMINALRKEEGHLFTPALEEEVIEMFKKAVDIESSWGEYITQGQILGLTADIIREYIQFLADTRLKAVGFEPIYHSKNPIKWVDQFANFNDQKTNFFEAKVTNYSKGSINFDDF; the protein is encoded by the coding sequence ATGAATAAAGCACAAGCTCTTCAGCCTATTGCACGTAAGCTTATTTATAACCCTGAATCTACAGAGAGTGTGAATGAAAGGCGTATCTTTGGCGGTAATCCTACAAGTATGTTTGAACTTAATAAAATCAAATATCAGTGGGCTTATAACCTATGGAAAGTAATGCTTGCTAATACTTGGTTTCCTGAAGAAGTGAATATGAATCCGGACAAACGTGATTACAATGGTGGGTTAACCGCACAAGAGAAGCTCGGCTATGATAGGGCATTGGCGCAACTTATTTTTATGGATTCATTACAGACAAATAATTTAATTGATAATGTTAATCCCTATATCACAAGCCCAGAGATTAATCTTATCCTCGTGCGGCAAGCTTATGAGGAGGCTTTGCATTCTCAAAGTTATGCGGTAATGGTAGAATCTATCTCGGCAAACACGGAGGAGATTTATGATATGTGGCGTGTGGATATGCAGCTTAGAAGCAAGAATGATAATATCGCAAATGTATATATTGAATTAGCCAAGAATCCAAATGAGCTGAATTTACTCAAAGCGATGTTTGCTAATCAAATTTTAGAGGGGATTTATTTTTATAGTGGGTTTTCATATTTTTATACATTAGCGCGAAGCGGGAAAATGCTAGGTTCTGCACAAATGATACGATTTATCCAACGCGATGAGGTAACGCATTTGCTTTTATTTCAAAATATGATTAATGCTTTGCGCAAGGAGGAGGGGCATTTATTTACCCCCGCGCTTGAAGAAGAGGTCATAGAGATGTTTAAAAAAGCTGTGGATATAGAATCAAGCTGGGGTGAATATATCACACAAGGGCAGATTCTAGGATTAACTGCAGATATTATACGTGAATATATCCAGTTTTTAGCCGATACTCGTCTTAAAGCAGTAGGTTTTGAGCCTATTTATCATTCTAAGAATCCTATTAAATGGGTAGATCAGTTTGCTAACTTCAATGATCAAAAGACAAACTTTTTCGAAGCTAAGGTAACAAACTATTCAAAAGGGAGCATTAATTTTGATGATTTCTAA
- the ruvA gene encoding Holliday junction branch migration protein RuvA: protein MIVGLRGVVYKLEPMFVEIDVGGVIYGVQMSLNATSALRAEIENNPQKEVKIICAYIIREDAHLLFGFMEETERKTFERLIKINGVGPKVALAILSTYTPAHFANIIANKDIDALKKVPGIGQKGAGKIMVDVAGFFAELLQNQQSTLKHEAFLALRSLGFKESEINKVLESVNASSVSEAVREALKRLA from the coding sequence GTGATTGTTGGGTTAAGGGGTGTTGTGTATAAATTGGAGCCAATGTTTGTTGAAATTGATGTAGGAGGGGTAATTTATGGGGTGCAAATGTCTCTTAATGCCACTTCTGCATTAAGGGCAGAGATAGAAAACAATCCGCAAAAAGAAGTAAAAATTATCTGTGCATACATTATACGCGAGGACGCGCATTTGCTTTTTGGCTTTATGGAAGAAACGGAGCGAAAAACTTTTGAGCGTTTAATTAAAATAAATGGCGTGGGTCCAAAGGTGGCATTAGCTATACTCTCTACCTATACCCCTGCGCATTTTGCTAATATTATTGCCAATAAAGATATTGACGCACTCAAAAAAGTACCTGGTATTGGGCAAAAGGGTGCGGGGAAGATTATGGTAGATGTGGCAGGATTTTTTGCAGAATTATTACAGAATCAGCAAAGCACTCTCAAGCACGAAGCCTTTTTGGCGTTGCGCTCACTTGGATTCAAAGAAAGTGAGATTAATAAGGTGCTTGAGAGTGTGAATGCCTCTAGCGTGAGTGAGGCTGTCAGGGAGGCTCTTAAACGATTAGCTTAA
- a CDS encoding methyl-accepting chemotaxis protein encodes MLQTFRSKVLFTLLLFIIICFSVLYGIISLGYQNMAVKEGKRSAQMLGDSIFQTVRMSMNIGTREMIDAGLANASKIPGVLHLKIHKSQNVIDLFGMADNVSDDPKVMEVFANKTAQFAEVYEGNTHKVALLKPLIADESCMTCHQDGILREGDVLGVLELKISTESFYEQIEVSENYLLLTMIVAGVLMLLGLYIFFEKELIKPLNRLRDMAKELTEGGSGDLTKRIAIKSNDEVGITSGYVNKFIQTIQETISVSKRVSEENMQTCSGLLDMSNVLSKNADEQFELVDKVNALAHSVSEKLNNAEEIANATGDDIAQTEAILDEFVKNLQDSINLITLSAQNQQGILGSVEELIEHTEQIKSVLSIISDIADQTNLLALNAAIEAARAGEHGRGFAVVADEVRRLAERTQKSLSEIATNVNLVTQSVDNVGETIKETTKDMAHIADKTAPLIDEAHHTHKKLDTTKQNSICLKDINISIAQSTKELAEMMQEIVKSSESTQSVGHNVQKVANDMSQKVKELNNAIMKFRA; translated from the coding sequence ATGCTGCAAACATTTCGCTCTAAAGTGCTTTTTACATTGCTGCTATTCATTATTATTTGTTTTAGCGTGCTCTATGGCATTATTTCTTTAGGCTATCAAAATATGGCTGTCAAAGAAGGTAAGAGAAGTGCGCAAATGCTTGGAGATTCTATCTTTCAAACAGTGCGTATGAGTATGAATATAGGCACGAGAGAAATGATTGATGCGGGACTTGCTAATGCAAGTAAGATACCCGGCGTGCTTCATCTTAAGATTCATAAATCTCAAAATGTGATTGATTTGTTTGGTATGGCAGATAATGTAAGTGATGACCCAAAAGTGATGGAGGTATTTGCCAACAAAACAGCCCAATTTGCAGAAGTATATGAAGGCAATACACATAAAGTAGCGCTCTTAAAGCCATTAATCGCTGATGAATCGTGTATGACCTGCCATCAAGATGGTATATTGCGAGAAGGTGATGTGTTAGGTGTTCTTGAGCTAAAAATTTCCACAGAAAGCTTTTATGAGCAAATTGAAGTAAGCGAGAACTATCTTTTACTTACAATGATTGTAGCGGGAGTGTTAATGCTCTTAGGATTGTATATATTTTTTGAAAAAGAGCTTATAAAGCCTCTTAATCGTTTGCGAGATATGGCAAAGGAGCTTACTGAAGGTGGAAGCGGAGATTTAACCAAACGTATTGCTATTAAGAGTAATGATGAGGTGGGTATTACCTCAGGCTATGTGAATAAATTTATTCAAACCATTCAAGAGACTATTTCTGTGAGTAAGCGCGTGAGCGAAGAGAATATGCAAACTTGCAGTGGACTACTTGATATGTCAAATGTGCTGTCAAAGAATGCTGATGAGCAATTTGAGCTTGTTGATAAAGTCAATGCTTTAGCCCATAGCGTCAGCGAAAAACTAAATAATGCTGAAGAAATTGCCAATGCTACCGGAGATGATATAGCCCAAACAGAAGCAATTTTAGATGAATTTGTAAAGAACTTGCAAGATTCTATTAACCTTATTACCCTCTCTGCTCAAAATCAGCAGGGGATTTTAGGAAGTGTTGAGGAGCTTATAGAGCATACAGAGCAAATCAAATCGGTGCTTTCTATCATTAGTGATATAGCCGACCAAACCAATCTCTTAGCCCTTAATGCCGCTATCGAGGCAGCTCGTGCAGGAGAGCACGGGCGAGGCTTTGCGGTGGTGGCTGATGAGGTAAGGAGGTTAGCCGAGCGAACACAGAAATCTCTTAGTGAAATTGCTACAAATGTGAATCTTGTAACCCAGAGCGTTGATAATGTAGGAGAGACAATTAAAGAGACAACAAAAGATATGGCTCATATTGCAGATAAGACAGCGCCGCTTATTGATGAAGCACATCACACACATAAAAAGCTTGATACGACAAAGCAAAATTCCATTTGTCTTAAAGATATTAATATATCCATTGCTCAAAGCACCAAAGAACTTGCGGAGATGATGCAAGAGATTGTCAAATCTTCAGAATCTACCCAAAGTGTGGGGCATAATGTCCAAAAAGTAGCCAATGATATGTCCCAAAAAGTAAAGGAACTCAATAATGCTATTATGAAGTTTAGAGCCTAA
- a CDS encoding carbon-nitrogen hydrolase family protein: MISKKLYCMQMKTGQDFIENLKYVEEFVAQCGKDAIVCAPEVALSGFAYQKMSEASTFSKLATERLLECSAKYKNTLVITMIEEKNKKFFNNLKVFHKGEMIHKQSKNKLFLLGDEQLHFSPGDKEEISIFEIDGIKCAALICFELRFIELWEQIKGADIIFVSAQWAKARKNHFEVLSTALAIANQAFVMASNSANDVMAKGSAIITPYGIVYKNDKKPFVACEVDISETSRMRKYINTNIKIN; this comes from the coding sequence ATGATTTCTAAGAAATTATATTGTATGCAGATGAAGACAGGGCAGGACTTTATAGAGAATCTTAAATATGTAGAAGAGTTTGTAGCTCAATGTGGTAAGGACGCGATTGTTTGCGCGCCTGAAGTGGCGCTAAGCGGATTTGCTTATCAAAAAATGAGTGAGGCAAGCACATTTTCAAAGCTTGCTACCGAGCGGCTTTTGGAATGCAGTGCAAAATATAAAAATACATTGGTTATAACAATGATTGAGGAGAAAAATAAAAAATTTTTCAATAATCTCAAGGTATTTCATAAGGGTGAGATGATACATAAGCAAAGCAAGAATAAGCTTTTTTTGCTCGGTGATGAGCAACTGCATTTTAGCCCGGGGGATAAAGAAGAGATAAGCATTTTTGAGATTGATGGTATCAAATGTGCGGCTCTCATTTGCTTTGAATTGCGTTTTATAGAGCTATGGGAGCAGATAAAAGGAGCAGATATTATATTTGTTTCTGCGCAATGGGCTAAAGCACGTAAAAATCACTTTGAAGTGCTCTCCACAGCTTTAGCAATAGCCAATCAAGCTTTTGTAATGGCAAGCAATAGTGCTAATGATGTGATGGCAAAGGGAAGCGCGATTATCACACCTTATGGTATTGTGTATAAAAATGACAAGAAGCCATTTGTGGCGTGTGAAGTCGATATTAGTGAGACTTCACGTATGAGAAAATATATCAATACCAATATAAAGATAAATTAA